ATTAGTGTCCATTCGTGTATTCGTGGCTAAATAAATGTGGTAAGGCACAGATTTTTAAGGTAATATCTATTATTGATTATTTCAAAAATAGATATGAGAGCAATCTGGTCCGGGGCCATTGGATTTGGTCTGGTAAATATCCCCGTTAAACTTTTCAGCGCAACCCAGGGTAGCGAGCTGGATCTGGACATGCTGGACAAAAAAGACCACGCTAACATTCATTTTCAGCGGGTAAATGCAAACACCGGTAAGGAAGTGAAGTGGGAAAACATTGTTCGCGGCTACAAAATCGAGGACAATTATGTGGTTTTGGATGAAACCGATTTCGAAAAAGCCAGCCCGGAAAAGAGCAGGATCATCGAGATCGCCGAGTTTGTCAATGAAAAAGATATTGACAGCATTTACTACGAAACCCCCTATTACCTCCAACCCGAAAAATCCGGCGGCAAACCCTACGCCTTACTGCGCGATGCTTTGAAAAAAACGGGTAAAGCAGGGCTCGGAACATATGTTTTGCGCAACCGGGAAAGTTTGGTATTGATCAAACCCCAGGACGATCTCCTAATATTGAACAAGATACGGTTCGGGGAAGAAATACGCGACCCCGAAGATCTGACGATACCTGATGTCAAGATCAAACCCGCGGAAATGGCGATGGCTGTGCAATTGATAGAGCAGCTTACAACCGAGTTTGATATTTCACGATACAAGGACACTTACAATGAAAAGTTGCTGAAACTGATCATGGCCAAAGCGAAGGGCAAAAAACCAGCCACTTCAAAGATGAAGGTAGTGCATTCCAAAAGCAAGGACCTGATGGCTCAATTAAAAGAAAGCCTTAGCGCTCCAAAACGAAAAGCATCATGAAAAAGCACACGGAACTGATTTGTAACTTCAATAATACATTAGGAGTTGTTTCGAAGTAATAGTTACTTTATTGCTTCAACCATACTCCTTACCTATGTACTTTTTTAAAACAATAAAACCCATAAACCTGGCCGCTCAGCTACTTTTTGTTCTGGTATCTTCCATTTTTACCAGCTGCAAATCCGAAGAAAAGAAAGAAGAAGTTACGGAAACCGCAACCAAACCTGTCGTGATCGGCTATGTAGGCGGGTTTCACGGCTTGCTGAATACCGAGCGCATCGAAGCCAAAAAGCTGACGCACATCAATTATGCATTTGTAAATGTGCAGGATGGCAAAGCATTTCTTACCAATGAAAAAACCGATTCCACCAATTTCCGTAAGCTCAAACTATTGAAAGACCAAAATCCTGATCTTAAAATCCTGATCTCGATCGGCGGCTGGGCATGGAGTGAGAATTTCTCCGACGCTGTACTTACCGAAGCTTCCAGGAAGGTTTTTGCCAAAAGTTCGGTGGATATCATCAAAAAATATGATCTGGATGGTGTCGATATTGACTGGGAATACCCTGGAATGATGGGCGAAGAAGGCAATGTGTTCCGTCCGGAAGACAAACAGAACTTTACACTCATGTTCAAAGCGATCCGCAATGAGCTGAATTTATTGGAAGAAGAAACAGGTAAGAAAAAATTGCTCACTACTGCTATTCCCGGTTTTGTTGAGTTCCTGAATGTGACCGAAATGGGTAAGGCGCAGGAATTTCTGGATTATGTCAACCTGATGACCTACGACCTTTTTCAGGGCGATACCGTTGTCCACCACGCGAGTTTGTATCCGTCCGACATTTACAAAACAGCTAAATCAGCCGATAACGCATTCAAAGCGTTCACCGCGGCGGGCGTTCCTGCCGGTAAATTGGTCATGGGACTTCCATTCTATGGGCGTATGTTCACGGTGGCCAAATTGGAAAAAGGGTTAGGCCAAAAGCAAACTGCCCAGGAATATCTGGACGGCTATACCTACATTAAAGATAGTCTGGTCAACAAAAAAGGCTTCAAAGAATACCGCGACACAGTAGCCAAAGCGCCATATTTGCTCAATGCGACTACTGGTCAGATACTCAGCTACGACGACGAAGAGTCGGTAAGAGAAAAATGCAAGTATGTACTGGACAAAAAAATGGGCGGTGTAATGTTCTGGGAATATGATTCTGACCCGAAACATTATCTGCTGGATGAAATCGACAAATCATTAAAATAGCTTCCATTCATCAACTTCGTGATAGCCCTCCTGCAAAGCGCCCGTACGAAACAGATTAACGTACTCATGTGCTTTGCGGGTGGGTTCTGGCAGCCGGTGCTTGCCGATACATTTAAAAGCAATGTCCAGACTGTCCTGTAAACTCATCTGATGTCCGGGAGAAATGAACACGGGCTTGACATTATTTTTGCTCCTGACTGCAAAACCAATGGTTTCGCCACTGTCAGTCACCGCTGTGAACTGGCCTTTTGTTTCGCCTGGTTCCGTATAAAGCCCGGCAAGCTTCTTCTTCGCACATCCCATTGTGACCGTATCTGTCAGCACCCCGAAATGGGAAGCGATACCCATTCTCCTTTTGTGCAAAATCCCATTTCCGTCAAACATGATCAGGTCGGGCTTTACGGGCATCTGTTCAAATGCTTTGAGTATTGACGGAATTTCCCGAAACGCCAGATAACCAGGCACATAAGGAAAATTTGTATTTCCTTTCACGAGTGAATAGGCCACTACCTGCAATTTCGGGTAGGACAAGATCACAATTCCTGCGTAAACGGTCTGACTGTAAAGCGATAGTGAAATGTCGGCCCCTGCGATAGTCCTGACAGGTTTTTCCAGTGGGATCAAGCTCAGTTTGCTTCTAAGGTCTTTCTGAATGGCGGTGGCCTCCGCAATGGTCAATCGGTCATAATTAGACTCGGGTGTATCGGGCATTTCGGCTGAAATCACTGGCATGATATTTCGTATTGGACTGGTACATGTAAGATTAATACAAAAACCAAACCATCCTCATGGAACAACATATTAGCGTCAAGCGCAAATGGGCGAACTGGAAATTCATCGCCTTCATAGTGATCCTTATTGCAGTATTTATCAAATTTTTTGTGCTGGATGAAAGAGATGAAAATGCGACCGTGGTCGTAGAACTGGATCTGTCGCAGGTGGCGTTCCGAAACCAGGAGGAGGTAGAGGCTGTATTGGGCAAAGGAAAACTGGACAGCTATTACAAAGACGAGAAGGCAGGATGTGATAAGTGCCCTAAACTGATTTACAGGGACGGAAAAGTTGAGATCATATTTATCAATGAGATTGCCGACCGCATTACACTTAAAAATCTGAACGACTTTGATTTTGAGAACAGGGTGATCCTCGGCCTGCTGAATTTAAAGGAGAACATTGAACCCAAGGTTGACGAGAATGGTCTGAAACGATGGGATAATTATGAAAAATACTCCCAGATCGCAGCTTTTGCATCCGGCGGTCAGGTTGATTACATTTTGATAAAAAGCAAAACCGAATAGCCCTGTCGTACCATTTATTATTTGCGGCTGACCTGGTTCAGCAGCAAATAACCCAAAATTCCGGACAAAACAGAACCAGTCAAAATAGAGAATTTGGCTTCGGACAGGATCAGTTCTGCTCCCGGAAACGACAGCAATGCGATAAAGACAGACATTGTAAACCCGATGCCGCCAAGCATTCCGACCCCGACAATATGAATCCAGCCAGCTCCTGCCGGCTTTACACTGATCCTCATTTTGACGGTAAGCCATGAAAGTATGGTAATCCCCAGCGGCTTGCCGATCACCAGGCCGAGTATGATACCGAGCCCCAAACTGGTAGTAAGCCCGTCGAGCATTTCGGGAACAAAACGAATGTTGGTATTGGCCAATGCAAAAAGCGGCATAATAACGAAATTGACAGGATTAACGAGGATGTGTTCCAGCTTTTCGAGCGGAGATTCGTCAGCCGTTGAATTGGTAGGAATCGCAAATGCAGTTAGTACCCCGGCGATAGTCGCATGCACACCGGAATGATGGATAAAATACCAGATAAAAAGGCCCGGAATGACGTAGGCGACAAGATTTTTCACACCCAGCCTATTCATTAAAAGCAACATTCCAAAAATCCCGCCCGCATATAAAAGGTACACATAATGGAGATCCGAGGAATAAAATACTGCAATTACCAATATGGCCATCAGGTCGTCGACGATGGCGAGTGCGGCCAGGAATATTTTAAGCGACGATGGTACTTTTTTTCCGAGCATGGTAATGACCGCCAGTGCAAATGCAATATCAGTAGCCATCGGAATACCCCAGCCAGCCGCGGTTTCCGTGTTTTTATTTAAAATAAAGTAGATCGTCGCCGGAGCTATGACACCTCCCAATGCCGCAAAAATCGGCAATGCCGCTTTTTTGAAAGACGATAGTTCTCCTTCTACCAGCTCCCTTTTTATTTCCAGCCCGACAAGCAGAAAAAAAATGGCCATCAACCCATCATTGATCCACAACAAAATGGGATATTTCAGATGAACACTTTCTGTATTGAAACCCAGATCGATACTTAGAAAACTCTCAAAAGCAGCACCCAGCGAAGAGTTGGCAATAATGAGAGAAATAATGACGCAGACGATAAGGATTGCGCCTCCCAGCGATTCTGACTGCAAAAATTCGCGAAAGGGTTTCAGGTTAATAGATTTGGCCATATGGCAATTTAGCAAAAAGAAAATTATCCGTTTTACTCAGATATTGTACTTTTCAAATAACATTCATACTTATTCAGGATTGCACAAAAGCAACATTGATCATCATAGCAATATGCGAAAATATCCATTAAATTACTCAACATCAGCCATTCATAATACCATTGGCTCACTTGTTAAAAAAACGTGATGCATTCCCATACAACGCACTTACATTTGTACAGTCAAATAAGACAAAGACAAGAAAACACAATCAGCTATGAAAAATTCAGTAACATCATTCGTTTGCGCAATGGCGCTCAGTACTTCGCTAGTATTCGGTAACCATATAGATGATAAGGCAAAATTTACTGCTAAACTTCCCCTGCCAGCTGCAACGCCTGCATTGGAAACTCCGGCACCACAACATACCAAAACGGTAGACAATTTTAACAAATACACTCCTGCGCAAAAAGCTGCTATTGTAGAGCTTAAAGTTGCAAAATAGAAAAAGGTGAAAAATTGAGATTAAAAAGGAGACCACTTGGTCTCCTTTTTTTGTGTCGTTATATAGCAGCAAGGGTGGGATCGCCGGACTTCTGTTCCCGGCTGGCCCGGTGTCTTTCCAGATAAATATTCGCAAACGCGAGCAGCACGAATCCCAGAAACAATTGAATGTAAGTGAATTGCATCAATACTTTGGACCAGCTAAGGTCCTTGATAAAGAATTCTTTATATAACAGCAGCCCCACGCTCCCCATGTAGCCAATGCTTTCGCAGATGTAGACGAAATATCCCGCATTGGCCTTGATCCTGAAAAGCGCGATCATCCGCTCGAAAACGACTGTTTGCAAAACAGTGTAAGCCAAAAACGTCCCCAGACCGACCATCAGCATCCAGTAAAAACCATTGATAAGATTACCCTGGAATAAAAACGTCCCCAGTCCCATTAAGAAAATCGACGCAAAAAGAATGAGGTTGGTGAGCCGGAAACCGATAACATTATCCCGGACAAAAGCCAGGCTTCCGATGATGACCAGAACGACAATTCCGGTAATCATTTCGGTAGTAGTAAGGACGCTGCTACCCCAGTTGACATCAATCTCGTTCCAGATCTCAATGGTGAAGTTGTCGCGAAAATCACGAACTACCACCAGCGTTGCGTAGAAAATAACCAGGCAGACAATCGGAAAACCAAATTGCCTCATGACCAGTTGCTTGTCCTGCTTTGTCATCGGCACCCGTTCGGTCCGGAGACTGATATCTTCCGCACTCGGCGCAGGGATGACTGATAGCATCCACACAAACAATAAAAAGAATGGCAGGAACAACGCGCCCATAAAAAAAGGCATCCAGAATTCTGAGATGCCCGGAAATACGCGGTGAATTTCAATGTAGAATGTCTTCAAAATACCGGAGGCGACTACCACGCTGATATTGAGCCCCATCGCCAGCATCTCGGTGAAGCGCCGCCCTTCCAGAAAACTAAAAACGACCCCGTAAACCATTCCCAGGGGAAGGCCATTGATAAAAAGAAAAACGAAATTGTAAGGATAAGGAACCAGGCCGAAAAACAACAATGCAATCTCAGCGACCAGAATAAGTCCAATGATCAACCCGATCCTGGAACTATGTTTCAGCTCGGAAATGACTTTGATACCTGCAAATTTGGAAAGTGTATACCCCGCGACCTGCGAAATGATCAGTACCGCCTTGTAGCTCACGTCCCACAGCTCCAACCCCTGATAGAGGCCCGCGTTGAACGGCTTTCTGAATGCATACATGCAGAAATAAGTACCAAAAGACGCGATCACAGCCCAGGCAATAAACAGCGAATTAGAACGCAAAAGTGCTTCTTTCAAACGCATAACCAAGATTTTTAGGAGTTTTTAAACAAAAACCGATGCCGTCTCAATGGCATGCTCCACAATCCGCAAGGCTTCTTTCAATTGTTCGCGGCTGATGATCAGCGGCGGCGACAATTGCAGTACATTACCTTGCGAAACTTTGAAGCTCAGACCATTTTTCAGGCATTCGTACATCACTATTTCTGCTTCTTTAACGGCTTTTTCTTTGGTGTCCCTGTTTGTTACCAGCTCAATTCCCCACAATAATCCCACGCCCCTGATATCTCCGATCAACGGAAATCTGTCTTTCATTTTGTTCAATTCTTCCGCCATGAACAATGCATCTTCCTGTACTTTTTGCAGGATATGGTTTTGTTCCATGTAGTCCAGCATGGCCAGCGCGGCCACACTTCCCAGCGGGCTCTTTTCATGGGTAAAATGTCCCAATGAAACGCTCTGGGCAATATTATAAGCATCTCTGGCAACGATGGCCGCCATAGGCATCACACCGCCGCCGAGGCCTTTTCCGAGACAAATAATGTCCGGCTCGATAGGATAATGCTCGAACGCGAACATTTTGCCGGTACGGCCGAAAGCGATCGGAATTTCGTCCAGGATCAGCAGTACCCGGTGTTTTTTACAAATCTCCTGCACGCGTATCCAGTATGCTTGCGAGGGAATTTGTACGTCTGTATTTCTAATGGTTTCAATGATAAAAGCGCCGATATCGCCTTCCTTTTCAATGACATATTCCAGGTAGTCGGCATACGCCAGGTCACTGTTTCCGGCCGCAGCAAAAGGGCCACGGTAAGTCATAGGAGGTGGAACGCGCTCTACACCAGGCATTAATGCGCCCATATCTTTCCTGAAATCCAGCTCACCACCAGCCGAAATTGCGTCCAGCGATGCGCCGTGAAATGAATCCCAGAGCGATATTACTTTATGCCTTCCCGTCACGATCCGCGCCAGTTTCAGCGCCATACTGATCGCCGAAGTACCTCCCGGCGCAAAAAGTACGCGGTTCAGGTCTCCGGGGAGCAAGCTCCCGAGTTTTTTAGCCAGCTCGATCGCCGGAATGTTGGTATATCGTCTTGGTGAAAAAGGCAGAATGTCCAGCTGCTCTTTCAGTTTTTCAATAATATAAGGATTACGGTAACCGAGCTGATGCACATTGTTACCGTGGAAATCCATGTAACGCTTGCCTTGCAAATCCGTGAGATAAATACCTTCACATTCAACCAGCACGTCGAGGCACGGTGTAGAAAGCGACTGATGCAAGAAGTACTCGGCGTCCTCATGCAGGTAGCCCGCAGTTTCAGGGTCGCTGATGACCGCGTACCAATCACGCCTGGCAGATGATAAATTAATGTCGCCTTCCGTCCTGTTATGTACTTCTGCCATCGTATCTATTTTACAAATAGTTTGTCTGCCGGAATCAGTTGCTTGGTTACGCCCGGGCCTTTGTAGAAAGTATCCAGCCAAAACCCACCGCCATTGTTATAATATTCTACTTTAATCGCATGCTTACCTGCTTTCAGCTCAGCAGAACCGCTTTTTTCCTGAACACCGTGGTTTCCGTCATTGTCTACCACCTGTTTTCCATCTATAAACAGCTTGCTACCGTCGTCGGATTGTGTTGAAAACTGGTATTTTCCATCCTTATCAATCTGGATAAAACCTTCAAATTGCAGCGCAAAACTTTCGTTTCCTTTTTCCAGCAACTTGTTGATCTGCTCCCTTTCCATGCCAAATTCAGCATTGATCCACGTTTTGCCTTTTTCCAACTGAGTAAAATCAGGCAATTTCCGCAGATCATTACCCTGATAAAAAGTAGTGGTCACCCCATTACCCTGCCCGCTTTTCACCAATCTAAAATAAGCAGTGGAAGCCAGACTTGGGTTACCTTTCTCATCAAAAGTTTTCGCTTTCACAACAGTTGTTTTGCTAACCTCAAATGGCTCTTTATAAACAAGCTTTGAAAAAAGCGGATAGGAACCGTCGGTGGTATAGCGAATCTGCGCATTGGCCACTTTGGATTCAATTTTAACCTTAGGCTTTTCATTCACATACAACCCACCCGCTTGCTGGTACAGGTTCCGGTCTGGATAAATGACAGGTGCTTCCACCGTCTTTTCACCAAGCCATAAATTCTCAGGTTCATTCAATCCCTCA
The genomic region above belongs to Dyadobacter pollutisoli and contains:
- the ku gene encoding non-homologous end joining protein Ku — translated: MRAIWSGAIGFGLVNIPVKLFSATQGSELDLDMLDKKDHANIHFQRVNANTGKEVKWENIVRGYKIEDNYVVLDETDFEKASPEKSRIIEIAEFVNEKDIDSIYYETPYYLQPEKSGGKPYALLRDALKKTGKAGLGTYVLRNRESLVLIKPQDDLLILNKIRFGEEIRDPEDLTIPDVKIKPAEMAMAVQLIEQLTTEFDISRYKDTYNEKLLKLIMAKAKGKKPATSKMKVVHSKSKDLMAQLKESLSAPKRKAS
- a CDS encoding glycoside hydrolase family 18 protein, which produces MYFFKTIKPINLAAQLLFVLVSSIFTSCKSEEKKEEVTETATKPVVIGYVGGFHGLLNTERIEAKKLTHINYAFVNVQDGKAFLTNEKTDSTNFRKLKLLKDQNPDLKILISIGGWAWSENFSDAVLTEASRKVFAKSSVDIIKKYDLDGVDIDWEYPGMMGEEGNVFRPEDKQNFTLMFKAIRNELNLLEEETGKKKLLTTAIPGFVEFLNVTEMGKAQEFLDYVNLMTYDLFQGDTVVHHASLYPSDIYKTAKSADNAFKAFTAAGVPAGKLVMGLPFYGRMFTVAKLEKGLGQKQTAQEYLDGYTYIKDSLVNKKGFKEYRDTVAKAPYLLNATTGQILSYDDEESVREKCKYVLDKKMGGVMFWEYDSDPKHYLLDEIDKSLK
- the nfi gene encoding deoxyribonuclease V (cleaves DNA at apurinic or apyrimidinic sites); protein product: MPVISAEMPDTPESNYDRLTIAEATAIQKDLRSKLSLIPLEKPVRTIAGADISLSLYSQTVYAGIVILSYPKLQVVAYSLVKGNTNFPYVPGYLAFREIPSILKAFEQMPVKPDLIMFDGNGILHKRRMGIASHFGVLTDTVTMGCAKKKLAGLYTEPGETKGQFTAVTDSGETIGFAVRSKNNVKPVFISPGHQMSLQDSLDIAFKCIGKHRLPEPTRKAHEYVNLFRTGALQEGYHEVDEWKLF
- the nhaA gene encoding Na+/H+ antiporter NhaA, which gives rise to MAKSINLKPFREFLQSESLGGAILIVCVIISLIIANSSLGAAFESFLSIDLGFNTESVHLKYPILLWINDGLMAIFFLLVGLEIKRELVEGELSSFKKAALPIFAALGGVIAPATIYFILNKNTETAAGWGIPMATDIAFALAVITMLGKKVPSSLKIFLAALAIVDDLMAILVIAVFYSSDLHYVYLLYAGGIFGMLLLMNRLGVKNLVAYVIPGLFIWYFIHHSGVHATIAGVLTAFAIPTNSTADESPLEKLEHILVNPVNFVIMPLFALANTNIRFVPEMLDGLTTSLGLGIILGLVIGKPLGITILSWLTVKMRISVKPAGAGWIHIVGVGMLGGIGFTMSVFIALLSFPGAELILSEAKFSILTGSVLSGILGYLLLNQVSRK
- a CDS encoding DUF5690 family protein, which translates into the protein MRLKEALLRSNSLFIAWAVIASFGTYFCMYAFRKPFNAGLYQGLELWDVSYKAVLIISQVAGYTLSKFAGIKVISELKHSSRIGLIIGLILVAEIALLFFGLVPYPYNFVFLFINGLPLGMVYGVVFSFLEGRRFTEMLAMGLNISVVVASGILKTFYIEIHRVFPGISEFWMPFFMGALFLPFFLLFVWMLSVIPAPSAEDISLRTERVPMTKQDKQLVMRQFGFPIVCLVIFYATLVVVRDFRDNFTIEIWNEIDVNWGSSVLTTTEMITGIVVLVIIGSLAFVRDNVIGFRLTNLILFASIFLMGLGTFLFQGNLINGFYWMLMVGLGTFLAYTVLQTVVFERMIALFRIKANAGYFVYICESIGYMGSVGLLLYKEFFIKDLSWSKVLMQFTYIQLFLGFVLLAFANIYLERHRASREQKSGDPTLAAI
- a CDS encoding aspartate aminotransferase family protein, with product MAEVHNRTEGDINLSSARRDWYAVISDPETAGYLHEDAEYFLHQSLSTPCLDVLVECEGIYLTDLQGKRYMDFHGNNVHQLGYRNPYIIEKLKEQLDILPFSPRRYTNIPAIELAKKLGSLLPGDLNRVLFAPGGTSAISMALKLARIVTGRHKVISLWDSFHGASLDAISAGGELDFRKDMGALMPGVERVPPPMTYRGPFAAAGNSDLAYADYLEYVIEKEGDIGAFIIETIRNTDVQIPSQAYWIRVQEICKKHRVLLILDEIPIAFGRTGKMFAFEHYPIEPDIICLGKGLGGGVMPMAAIVARDAYNIAQSVSLGHFTHEKSPLGSVAALAMLDYMEQNHILQKVQEDALFMAEELNKMKDRFPLIGDIRGVGLLWGIELVTNRDTKEKAVKEAEIVMYECLKNGLSFKVSQGNVLQLSPPLIISREQLKEALRIVEHAIETASVFV